A part of Citrifermentans bremense genomic DNA contains:
- the msrB gene encoding peptide-methionine (R)-S-oxide reductase MsrB, with amino-acid sequence MKKATFLAGLLTVLVASVLVVLESGKDSAIVNAASRIKVFSAEKGTYVMSDEVVKTKEEWKKILTPEQFHVLREKGTERAFTGKYATSHEHGVYRCAGCGLDLFRSEDKFESGTGWPSFTAPIAKENVKTEVDRSWFTTRTEVLCRRCGGHLGHVFNDGPKPTGLRYCMNSAALQFVATK; translated from the coding sequence ATGAAGAAAGCGACATTTCTAGCAGGGTTGCTGACAGTTCTCGTTGCGTCAGTTCTGGTCGTTCTTGAATCTGGCAAAGATTCGGCAATAGTTAACGCTGCATCGCGGATCAAGGTCTTTTCGGCCGAGAAGGGGACCTACGTCATGAGCGACGAAGTAGTTAAAACCAAGGAAGAGTGGAAGAAAATACTGACTCCGGAACAGTTCCATGTACTGAGGGAGAAAGGGACGGAGCGGGCCTTCACCGGAAAATACGCCACCAGCCATGAGCACGGCGTCTACCGGTGCGCCGGATGCGGCCTCGATCTGTTCCGGTCCGAGGATAAGTTCGAATCCGGCACCGGCTGGCCCAGCTTCACGGCGCCGATAGCCAAGGAGAACGTCAAGACCGAGGTGGACCGCAGCTGGTTCACTACGCGCACCGAGGTCCTTTGCCGTCGTTGCGGTGGGCACCTGGGACACGTCTTCAACGACGGGCCGAAACCGACCGGGCTTCGCTACTGCATGAACTCGGCGGCGCTGCAGTTTGTGGCGACCAAATAG
- the msrA gene encoding peptide-methionine (S)-S-oxide reductase MsrA, with the protein MKPLKIMILTMTAFFCAAGSALAASATAQGGKGSQPTGHLEKATFAGGCFWCMEHPFDELPGVVSVTSGYTGGHKVNPTYEEVSSGTTGHAESIQVLYDPAKIGYAKLLDVFWHNIDPLAKDRQFCDSGEQYRSAIFYQNEEQHRLALQSKKELEASKRFREPIATQIVPAGVFYPAEEYHQHYYKKNPIRYSYYRLSCGRDRRLKELWGPPSR; encoded by the coding sequence ATGAAACCTCTAAAAATCATGATACTTACCATGACGGCGTTTTTTTGCGCCGCGGGATCCGCCCTGGCCGCAAGCGCTACGGCGCAGGGAGGCAAGGGGTCCCAGCCGACAGGACATCTGGAGAAGGCGACCTTTGCGGGAGGGTGCTTCTGGTGCATGGAGCACCCGTTCGATGAACTGCCGGGCGTGGTCTCCGTCACCTCGGGCTATACCGGTGGCCACAAGGTAAACCCCACCTACGAGGAAGTATCCTCCGGGACGACGGGGCACGCCGAATCGATCCAGGTGCTTTACGACCCGGCGAAGATAGGGTACGCAAAGCTACTCGACGTCTTCTGGCACAACATAGATCCGTTGGCCAAGGACCGGCAGTTCTGCGACAGCGGCGAGCAGTACCGGAGCGCGATCTTCTACCAAAACGAGGAGCAGCACCGGCTGGCTCTGCAGTCCAAGAAGGAGCTGGAGGCGAGCAAGAGGTTCAGGGAACCCATCGCCACCCAGATCGTGCCGGCGGGGGTATTCTATCCGGCCGAGGAATACCACCAGCATTACTACAAGAAGAACCCGATCCGATATTCCTACTACCGTCTGAGCTGCGGACGCGACCGGAGGTTGAAGGAACTGTGGGGTCCCCCTTCGCGGTGA
- a CDS encoding methyl-accepting chemotaxis protein, whose protein sequence is MNQIWNYYLDLTIKFRLSLLCICYSLCLIASAVAAQADSPVIKFGSVTLFIALGGLFGWINIWSIRTPLARTVDYLETMAQGDLSEQIVVNRHNEISQMLHAVKKLQESMRGMIAGIKQTADHLTLASSELSSTSQQMAQGTEHASRQSNSVSCAVVEMAGVSNDIALSCQQMADRAGSTNSATSRGEETIVRMTAVMGEIERMVIGTVDAVKALGANSDKIGDIVVAIEDIADQTNLLALNAAIEAARAGEQGRGFAVVADEVRRLAERTTASTQEVQTIIQSLQGDVKNVVGLMERSADSVRSGTEDVQHSSRAIGTIKEQINPLLEYVAQVATAAEEQSATTSNITGSMRDIIGVVEEAASGARNSARAAAELAASARTLQEMVNRFKTV, encoded by the coding sequence ATGAACCAGATCTGGAACTATTACCTCGACCTCACCATCAAATTCAGGCTGAGCCTTTTATGCATCTGCTACAGCCTCTGCCTCATTGCGTCCGCGGTCGCGGCGCAGGCGGACTCGCCGGTGATCAAGTTCGGCTCCGTCACCCTCTTCATTGCCCTGGGGGGGCTGTTCGGCTGGATCAACATCTGGTCCATCAGGACTCCACTCGCCAGAACCGTCGATTACCTAGAGACCATGGCACAAGGGGATCTGAGCGAGCAGATCGTGGTGAACCGCCATAACGAGATCAGCCAGATGCTGCACGCGGTGAAGAAACTCCAGGAGTCGATGCGGGGGATGATCGCCGGCATCAAGCAGACCGCCGACCACCTCACCCTGGCGTCTTCCGAGTTGAGTTCCACTTCGCAGCAGATGGCGCAAGGAACCGAGCACGCCTCGCGGCAATCCAATTCCGTCTCCTGTGCGGTGGTCGAGATGGCGGGGGTGAGCAACGACATAGCCTTAAGCTGCCAGCAGATGGCGGATCGCGCCGGCAGCACCAACAGCGCCACGAGCAGGGGAGAGGAGACCATCGTCCGGATGACCGCAGTGATGGGGGAGATCGAGCGGATGGTGATCGGCACAGTGGACGCGGTCAAGGCCCTGGGGGCCAACTCCGATAAGATCGGCGACATCGTGGTGGCCATCGAGGACATCGCTGACCAGACTAACCTGCTGGCGCTCAATGCCGCCATCGAAGCGGCACGCGCCGGGGAGCAGGGACGCGGCTTTGCGGTGGTGGCCGACGAGGTGAGAAGGCTCGCAGAAAGAACCACCGCCTCGACCCAAGAGGTGCAGACTATCATCCAGAGCCTGCAAGGAGACGTGAAGAACGTGGTGGGGCTCATGGAACGGAGCGCCGACAGCGTCAGAAGCGGGACCGAGGACGTGCAGCATTCCAGCCGCGCCATAGGGACCATCAAGGAGCAGATAAACCCGCTTCTGGAGTACGTGGCGCAAGTCGCGACTGCGGCGGAAGAGCAGTCGGCGACAACGTCAAACATCACCGGCAGCATGAGGGACATAATCGGGGTGGTGGAGGAGGCTGCAAGCGGAGCGAGGAATTCGGCCCGCGCCGCCGCGGAGTTGGCCGCCTCGGCGCGCACCCTCCAGGAGATGGTGAACCGGTTCAAAACCGTCTAA
- the sucD gene encoding succinate--CoA ligase subunit alpha: MSILINKSSRIVVQGITGRSGLFHTQQCREYGSNIVAGVTPGKGGIHIEGIPVFNTVAEAVKYTSANVSMIFVPPPGAADAILEAAAAGLELAVCITEGIPVRDMVPVKAVLQQSKMRLVGPNCPGVITPGECKIGIMPGHIHKPGKIGVVSRSGTLTYEAVKQLTDMGLGQSTCVGIGGDPIIGMNFVDVLKMFNEDPGTEGVFMIGEIGGAAEEEAAVWIQKHMTKPVAAFIAGVTAPPGKRMGHAGAIITGGKGKAADKIRTLTECGVTVAASPTKMGEAMQTAMASKGNGKKQK, encoded by the coding sequence ATGTCCATACTGATCAACAAGTCGTCGAGAATCGTGGTGCAGGGGATCACCGGCCGCAGCGGGCTCTTTCACACCCAGCAGTGCCGCGAGTACGGCAGCAACATCGTGGCGGGGGTCACCCCCGGCAAGGGGGGGATCCACATCGAGGGGATCCCCGTTTTCAACACGGTAGCCGAGGCGGTGAAGTACACCAGCGCCAACGTCTCCATGATTTTCGTGCCTCCTCCCGGCGCCGCGGACGCCATACTTGAGGCGGCCGCCGCCGGCCTGGAGCTAGCCGTCTGCATCACCGAGGGGATACCGGTGCGCGACATGGTGCCGGTAAAGGCGGTTCTGCAGCAAAGCAAGATGCGCCTGGTCGGCCCCAACTGCCCCGGCGTGATCACCCCCGGAGAATGCAAGATCGGCATCATGCCCGGTCACATCCACAAGCCGGGCAAGATAGGGGTCGTCTCCCGCAGCGGCACCCTCACCTACGAGGCGGTCAAGCAGCTCACCGACATGGGGCTCGGGCAGTCGACCTGCGTCGGCATCGGGGGGGATCCCATCATCGGGATGAACTTCGTGGACGTGCTGAAGATGTTCAACGAGGACCCCGGCACCGAGGGGGTTTTCATGATCGGCGAGATCGGGGGGGCGGCTGAGGAAGAGGCGGCGGTCTGGATCCAGAAGCACATGACCAAGCCGGTGGCGGCGTTCATCGCCGGGGTGACCGCGCCTCCTGGCAAAAGGATGGGGCATGCCGGCGCCATCATCACCGGCGGCAAAGGAAAAGCCGCGGACAAGATCCGCACCCTCACCGAATGCGGCGTCACCGTCGCGGCAAGCCCCACCAAGATGGGAGAGGCGATGCAGACGGCGATGGCCTCGAAGGGAAACGGCAAGAAGCAAAAATGA
- a CDS encoding epoxyqueuosine reductase — translation MDGIISAEIGRFVREESGNRFGEGGERYFDDPLVGFAAADDALFMQYKSVIGEFHLTPHELALADAGEPWHPRTVICWVLPITEATRTSNRPETVYPSRAWAQTRQHGETFNASLRRHLVRFLEERGHRALAPQLHPAWREYGETPVGIASSWSERHAAYAAGLGTFSLNDGLITERGIAHRLGTVITDLALKPSPRPYLHHKVNCLWHRDGTCGACIGRCPVGALSKEGHDKRICRDHVYGTIPAKVAETYQVTSTGCGLCQTKVPCEGKIP, via the coding sequence ATGGACGGGATCATCTCTGCAGAGATAGGTCGGTTCGTTCGGGAAGAAAGCGGCAACCGGTTCGGTGAGGGAGGGGAACGCTACTTCGATGATCCATTGGTTGGTTTCGCCGCCGCGGACGATGCTCTGTTCATGCAGTACAAGTCGGTGATCGGGGAGTTCCACCTCACCCCGCACGAACTGGCTTTAGCCGACGCAGGAGAACCCTGGCATCCCCGTACCGTGATCTGCTGGGTGCTGCCCATCACCGAGGCGACCCGGACCAGCAACCGGCCGGAGACGGTGTACCCCTCGCGGGCCTGGGCGCAAACCCGGCAGCACGGGGAGACCTTCAACGCCTCGCTGCGCCGGCACCTGGTCCGTTTCCTGGAGGAACGCGGCCACCGCGCCTTGGCGCCGCAGCTGCACCCCGCCTGGCGCGAATACGGCGAGACCCCGGTCGGCATCGCCTCGTCCTGGTCCGAGCGCCATGCAGCCTACGCCGCAGGGCTTGGCACCTTCAGCCTGAACGACGGGCTCATCACGGAGCGCGGCATAGCGCACCGGTTGGGAACGGTGATAACTGACCTGGCGCTTAAGCCGTCGCCGCGCCCCTACCTGCACCACAAGGTCAACTGCCTGTGGCACCGCGACGGAACCTGCGGCGCCTGCATCGGCCGCTGCCCTGTCGGCGCCCTTTCCAAGGAGGGGCACGACAAGAGGATCTGCCGCGATCACGTCTACGGCACCATTCCGGCAAAGGTAGCAGAGACGTACCAGGTCACCAGCACAGGTTGCGGTCTCTGTCAGACCAAGGTCCCCTGCGAGGGGAAGATACCGTAA
- a CDS encoding SpoVR family protein → MELINQHTKEIMEGCKERARAAGLSFTDESLEYIVTNRDLIELSPKVMIPTLYDYWVHDVEVLRGKGEYELYPHNPYETVINTRPPISFYNDNNPDWLNVMIFYHVLGHIDFFQNNLYFRHTWEYDFTGQALSDKRVIAKLRAEKGRWVDYILEFARSIDNLVAYHDELSPLFKSPDTATSSRLDYYFDVFLQVEKKLPVAEYLKEVARYNEAVLQDKEEGERIFFAEVTAKYPEMEAHFAKSRSVKRIERRDLLRFLIENSEFLARDENSWMRSVLEVVRKTSIFFQPQIRTKIMNEGWASYWHEKLFLVDDRIKGHEVDFARVHAGVTSMPRVGMNPYALGMRLMYQLKEIGDKGKTGYDFHRLSDANQRKEFDAGTGQGDEFLFKVRSNYCDYLFIKEFVDQDFTNRYDLFVTGKRLDPQRMVWQYYVKSRDAREYRDMVLASLYHPPHIEIAPERGEDGALYLVHHFEGKQLVSEYIANTMVGIEYLWGAPVQLETSEAVIEQTRGTAGKEGGEEAEITWQRVVYTMKEKTLSRQVL, encoded by the coding sequence ATGGAACTGATCAACCAACATACCAAAGAGATCATGGAAGGGTGCAAGGAGCGGGCGCGCGCCGCTGGGCTCTCCTTCACCGACGAGAGCCTCGAATACATCGTGACCAACCGCGACCTGATCGAGCTCTCCCCCAAGGTCATGATCCCGACCCTTTACGACTACTGGGTGCACGACGTCGAGGTGCTCCGGGGAAAAGGGGAGTACGAACTCTACCCGCACAACCCCTACGAGACGGTGATCAACACCCGTCCCCCGATCTCGTTCTACAACGACAATAACCCCGACTGGCTCAACGTGATGATCTTCTACCACGTGCTTGGCCACATCGATTTCTTCCAGAACAACCTTTATTTCCGCCACACCTGGGAGTACGACTTCACCGGGCAGGCGCTTTCGGACAAGAGGGTGATCGCCAAGCTGCGCGCCGAGAAGGGGCGCTGGGTGGATTACATCCTCGAGTTCGCCCGCTCCATCGACAACCTGGTCGCCTACCACGACGAGCTGTCGCCGCTCTTCAAGTCCCCCGACACCGCCACCTCGAGCCGGCTTGACTACTACTTCGACGTCTTCCTGCAGGTGGAGAAAAAGCTGCCGGTGGCCGAGTACCTGAAGGAGGTGGCGCGGTACAACGAGGCGGTCCTCCAGGACAAGGAGGAAGGGGAGCGGATCTTCTTCGCCGAGGTTACGGCCAAGTACCCGGAAATGGAGGCGCATTTCGCCAAGAGCCGGAGTGTGAAGAGGATCGAGCGGCGCGACCTGCTCCGTTTCCTGATCGAGAACTCGGAGTTCCTGGCCCGCGACGAGAACAGCTGGATGCGCTCGGTGCTCGAGGTGGTGAGAAAGACCTCCATCTTCTTCCAGCCCCAGATCCGCACCAAGATCATGAACGAGGGGTGGGCGAGCTACTGGCACGAGAAGCTCTTCCTCGTGGACGACCGCATCAAGGGGCACGAGGTCGACTTCGCCCGTGTGCACGCCGGCGTCACCTCAATGCCCCGGGTCGGGATGAACCCGTACGCGCTCGGCATGCGACTCATGTACCAGTTGAAGGAGATTGGGGACAAGGGGAAGACCGGGTACGACTTCCACCGCCTCTCCGACGCCAACCAGAGGAAGGAGTTCGATGCCGGGACCGGGCAGGGCGACGAGTTCCTGTTCAAGGTCAGAAGCAACTACTGCGACTACCTCTTCATCAAGGAATTCGTGGACCAGGATTTCACCAACCGCTATGACCTCTTCGTCACCGGCAAGAGGCTAGACCCGCAGCGCATGGTCTGGCAGTACTACGTGAAGAGCCGGGACGCGCGCGAGTACCGCGACATGGTGCTTGCTTCGCTGTACCACCCGCCGCACATCGAGATCGCCCCGGAGCGGGGCGAGGACGGCGCACTCTACCTCGTGCACCACTTCGAGGGGAAACAACTGGTATCGGAGTACATCGCCAACACCATGGTGGGTATAGAGTACCTCTGGGGGGCGCCGGTACAGCTTGAAACGAGCGAGGCCGTGATCGAACAGACCCGCGGCACCGCCGGCAAGGAGGGTGGTGAGGAGGCGGAGATCACATGGCAGCGCGTGGTCTACACCATGAAGGAAAAGACACTGAGCCGGCAGGTACTGTGA
- a CDS encoding DUF444 family protein, producing the protein MKDLEKYLEELKEKGLDPERYARFRDELAVTRGVPTTDRSGPFPNFSKSIYSWQDLAVLQDQGRVPNPYQCHMKALDELLERDRQREKDGFPRKIRVGRLIKPGKGGKGKIVVVPSTEEEKFLHDPTIRPPGEGGSTGGSGKGDEGEVIGEQKVRETGEEPGQGPGQGEGEAHEMGASAYELGKVLTEQFQLPNLKEKGKKRSFTRYIYDLTDRNRGSGQVLDKKATLRKIVETNISLGNVPDPGDMDPTRFLISPRDKVYRIFSQEKDYEPQAMVFFLRDYSGSMAGKVTELVATQHVMIYSWLLYQYAGQVESRFILHDTEAKEVPDFDTYYNSRVAGGTEVASAYKLVNEIVAKENLAADYNIYVFHGTDGDDWDTGGDKSIPELVKILSYVSRMGVTIAEHAGTQWTEVARYLENSGLLRDKPDLLRLDVMNEDAEESRVIEGIKKLIS; encoded by the coding sequence ATGAAAGATCTGGAAAAATACCTGGAAGAACTGAAGGAGAAGGGTCTGGACCCCGAGCGGTACGCCCGCTTTCGCGACGAGCTGGCGGTGACCCGCGGCGTCCCCACGACCGACCGGAGCGGTCCTTTCCCCAACTTCTCCAAGAGCATCTACTCCTGGCAGGACCTGGCCGTGCTGCAGGACCAGGGGAGGGTCCCCAACCCGTACCAGTGCCACATGAAGGCGCTGGACGAGCTACTGGAACGGGACCGGCAGAGGGAGAAGGATGGCTTCCCCAGGAAGATCAGGGTCGGAAGGCTGATCAAGCCGGGGAAAGGCGGGAAGGGAAAGATCGTGGTGGTCCCCTCCACCGAAGAGGAGAAGTTCCTGCACGACCCGACCATCCGCCCTCCCGGAGAGGGGGGCTCCACGGGTGGGAGCGGCAAGGGTGACGAAGGGGAGGTCATCGGCGAACAGAAGGTGCGTGAGACCGGCGAGGAGCCGGGGCAGGGCCCGGGCCAGGGAGAAGGGGAAGCGCACGAGATGGGGGCTTCCGCCTACGAGCTGGGCAAGGTGCTGACCGAACAGTTCCAGCTCCCCAACCTGAAGGAAAAAGGGAAGAAGCGCTCCTTCACCCGCTACATTTACGACCTCACGGACCGCAACCGCGGCTCCGGACAGGTGCTGGACAAGAAGGCGACCCTGAGGAAGATCGTGGAGACCAACATCTCCCTTGGCAACGTGCCGGACCCCGGCGATATGGACCCCACCCGCTTCCTGATCTCGCCGCGCGACAAGGTGTACCGCATCTTCTCGCAGGAAAAGGATTACGAGCCGCAGGCGATGGTCTTTTTCCTGCGAGACTACTCCGGTTCCATGGCCGGCAAAGTGACCGAGCTGGTCGCGACCCAGCACGTTATGATCTACAGCTGGCTTTTGTACCAGTACGCGGGGCAGGTGGAATCCCGCTTCATCCTGCACGACACCGAGGCGAAAGAAGTCCCCGATTTCGACACCTACTACAACTCCCGGGTCGCCGGGGGGACCGAGGTGGCGAGCGCCTACAAGCTCGTCAACGAGATCGTGGCCAAGGAGAACCTCGCCGCCGACTACAACATCTACGTCTTCCACGGCACTGACGGCGACGACTGGGACACCGGCGGCGACAAGTCGATCCCCGAGCTGGTGAAGATCCTTTCCTACGTGAGTCGCATGGGGGTGACCATCGCCGAGCACGCGGGAACTCAGTGGACCGAGGTGGCGCGCTACCTGGAGAACTCGGGACTTCTGCGCGACAAGCCTGACCTGTTGCGGCTGGACGTGATGAACGAGGACGCCGAGGAATCGCGGGTGATCGAGGGGATCAAGAAGCTCATCTCTTAG
- a CDS encoding serine protein kinase PrkA — protein sequence MPDLETVIKQLSRTIVEHKNAAHMSFEEFMQLATEQPERVMRNIFQLFHDMVKNYVSEGTDEYPEDPESINFVPYDTRKLFVENSDRPFFADRLFANRFINHVAAMKSGARQNKIYIFEGPPGSGKSTFLNNILMKFEEYASTEQGTCYEVVWHLDRRVLGSFKEHQVSAFVEKLSHLLDEYELETHEHIDTRALLRGGDVVEVPCPSHDSPILMIDKAQRRAFFDDLFQNDSFKWKLFTEKEYDWVFRDSPCTICTSIFQALSARLEDPADLFRMIKVRPYRFNRRLGEGITVFNPGDKSMKQNILTNDMLQRKIDLLLGDSNEVKYIFSNFAKTNNGIYALMDVKSHNAERLLELHNIISEGIHKVEDIEENVRSLFIALMNPEDERSIEGVQSFSDRIEFINIPYVMDLNTEVEIYRNIFGKHIDASFLPRVLHNFARVIISTRMNVKSDALLEWIGDPEKYRFYCDENLQILKMEIYTGHIPEWLTEEDRKRLTAKRRKKIIAESEHEGDHGFSGRESIKIFSDFYAAYARKDKMITMSHLSTFFTRWHKELKESIPEGFMESLVHNYDYVVLQEVKEALYYYNESQIERDILHYMFAVNFEPGAVEVCRFTGEKLEITEDFLAGIERRLIGPKAEDEARLSFRQETQREYTGRTLTQEIMVEGKRAQDTALFQSLHDRYVFNLKEKVLEPFLENANFRRAIKDFDTDAFKTYDKRIRDDVTFLINNLSSVKFKYTKQFAKEICVYVIDNDLARKFHV from the coding sequence ATGCCAGATCTAGAGACAGTCATAAAGCAGTTGAGCCGCACCATCGTGGAGCACAAGAACGCGGCGCACATGTCCTTCGAGGAGTTCATGCAGCTCGCAACCGAGCAGCCTGAGAGGGTGATGCGCAACATCTTCCAGCTCTTCCACGACATGGTGAAGAACTACGTGAGCGAAGGGACCGACGAGTATCCGGAGGACCCCGAGTCGATCAACTTCGTCCCTTACGACACCCGCAAGCTCTTCGTGGAGAACTCGGACCGCCCCTTCTTCGCGGACCGCCTGTTCGCCAACCGCTTCATCAACCACGTGGCCGCCATGAAGAGCGGCGCCCGGCAGAACAAGATCTACATCTTCGAGGGGCCCCCGGGTTCCGGCAAAAGCACCTTCTTGAACAACATCCTGATGAAGTTCGAGGAGTACGCGAGCACCGAGCAGGGGACCTGCTACGAGGTGGTGTGGCACCTGGACCGCCGCGTGCTGGGGAGCTTCAAGGAGCACCAGGTGAGCGCCTTCGTCGAGAAGCTCTCCCACCTCCTGGACGAGTACGAGCTGGAGACGCACGAGCATATCGACACCCGGGCCCTTCTGCGCGGCGGCGACGTGGTAGAGGTTCCCTGCCCGTCGCACGACTCGCCGATCCTCATGATCGACAAGGCGCAGCGCAGGGCGTTTTTCGACGACCTGTTCCAGAACGATTCCTTCAAGTGGAAGCTCTTCACCGAGAAGGAATACGACTGGGTCTTCCGCGATTCCCCCTGCACCATCTGCACCTCCATCTTCCAGGCGCTTTCGGCGAGGCTCGAGGACCCCGCAGACCTCTTCCGCATGATCAAGGTCCGTCCCTACCGCTTCAACCGCAGGCTCGGGGAGGGGATCACCGTATTCAACCCCGGCGACAAGTCGATGAAGCAGAACATCCTCACCAACGACATGCTGCAGAGGAAGATCGACCTCCTGCTGGGCGACAGCAACGAGGTGAAGTACATCTTCTCCAACTTCGCCAAGACCAACAACGGGATCTACGCGCTTATGGACGTGAAGTCGCATAACGCCGAGCGCCTTTTGGAACTGCACAACATCATCAGCGAGGGGATCCACAAGGTCGAGGACATCGAGGAGAACGTGAGGAGCCTCTTCATCGCCCTGATGAACCCCGAGGACGAGCGGAGCATCGAGGGGGTTCAGTCCTTCTCGGACCGCATCGAGTTCATCAACATCCCCTACGTCATGGACCTGAACACGGAGGTGGAGATCTACCGCAACATCTTCGGCAAGCACATCGACGCGAGCTTCCTCCCCCGGGTGCTGCACAACTTCGCGCGGGTCATCATCTCGACCCGGATGAACGTGAAATCCGATGCTCTTTTGGAATGGATCGGCGACCCCGAGAAGTACCGGTTCTACTGCGACGAGAACCTGCAGATCCTGAAGATGGAGATCTACACCGGGCACATCCCCGAGTGGCTCACCGAAGAGGACAGAAAGCGGCTCACCGCCAAGAGGCGTAAGAAAATCATCGCCGAGAGCGAGCACGAGGGGGACCACGGCTTCTCCGGGCGCGAGTCGATCAAGATCTTCTCCGACTTCTACGCCGCCTACGCCAGGAAGGACAAGATGATCACCATGAGCCACCTTTCCACTTTCTTCACCAGGTGGCACAAGGAGCTCAAGGAATCTATCCCGGAAGGTTTCATGGAGTCGCTGGTGCACAACTACGACTACGTGGTGCTCCAGGAGGTGAAGGAGGCTCTCTATTACTACAACGAGTCCCAGATCGAGCGCGACATCCTGCACTACATGTTCGCCGTCAACTTCGAGCCCGGCGCCGTCGAGGTCTGCCGCTTCACGGGCGAGAAACTGGAGATAACCGAGGATTTTCTGGCAGGAATCGAGAGGCGGCTGATAGGGCCCAAGGCCGAGGACGAGGCGCGGCTTTCCTTCCGGCAGGAGACCCAGAGGGAGTACACCGGCCGCACCCTGACCCAGGAAATCATGGTGGAAGGGAAGCGCGCCCAGGATACCGCATTGTTCCAGTCGCTGCACGACCGCTACGTCTTCAACCTGAAGGAAAAGGTGCTGGAGCCGTTCCTGGAGAACGCGAACTTCCGGCGTGCCATCAAGGATTTCGACACCGACGCCTTCAAGACCTACGACAAGAGGATCCGGGACGACGTCACTTTCCTGATCAACAACCTCAGTTCCGTGAAGTTCAAGTACACCAAGCAATTCGCCAAAGAGATCTGCGTCTACGTCATAGACAACGACCTCGCCCGCAAGTTCCATGTGTAA
- the sucC gene encoding ADP-forming succinate--CoA ligase subunit beta — MNIHEYQAKEILNAFGIPVPRGRVALTADQVERAAKEMGGRCVVKAQIYAGGRGKAGGVKLVHHPEQAQDLAKELFGKTLVTPQTGPEGLKVRRILVEEAVDIAREFYLSITLDRGTSRYILIASAEGGMEIEEVATRSPEKIHTLTIDPFTGLRSFQARHIALQLGLSGSVCEDCVSLILNLYRVCLEKDCALVEINPLVVTRAGWLMAMDAKITFDDNAIFRHREYPDMMDYSQLDPLEINAGKYDLAYIKLTGTIGCLVNGAGLAMATLDVLKEFGGEPANFLDVGGGATREKVAEAFKIILQDSDVKGIFVNIFGGIMRCDVIAHGIIEAASEVNCTLPIVVRMDGSQVEEGKRLLTESGLNVQCGDNLGDAAARIVKMLAG, encoded by the coding sequence ATGAACATCCACGAGTACCAGGCGAAGGAAATACTGAACGCGTTCGGTATCCCGGTGCCCCGCGGTCGGGTGGCGCTCACCGCGGACCAGGTCGAGCGCGCCGCCAAGGAAATGGGGGGGCGCTGCGTGGTCAAGGCGCAGATCTACGCGGGTGGGCGCGGCAAGGCCGGCGGCGTCAAGCTGGTGCACCACCCGGAGCAGGCCCAGGACCTTGCCAAGGAGCTGTTCGGAAAGACGCTGGTGACCCCGCAGACAGGTCCGGAAGGGCTCAAGGTTAGGCGCATCCTGGTCGAGGAGGCGGTCGACATCGCCCGTGAATTCTACCTCTCCATCACCCTGGACCGCGGCACCTCGCGCTACATCCTCATCGCCTCGGCGGAAGGGGGGATGGAGATCGAGGAGGTGGCGACGAGGAGCCCCGAGAAGATCCACACGCTGACCATCGACCCCTTCACCGGGCTTCGGTCCTTCCAGGCGCGCCACATCGCGCTGCAGTTGGGGCTTTCCGGGAGCGTCTGCGAGGACTGCGTCAGCCTCATCCTCAACCTCTACCGCGTCTGCCTGGAAAAAGACTGCGCGCTCGTGGAGATCAACCCGCTGGTCGTGACCCGCGCGGGGTGGCTCATGGCCATGGACGCGAAGATCACCTTCGACGACAACGCCATCTTCAGGCACCGCGAGTACCCCGACATGATGGACTACTCCCAGTTGGACCCGCTGGAGATCAACGCCGGGAAATACGACCTCGCCTACATCAAGCTCACCGGCACCATCGGCTGCCTGGTTAACGGCGCAGGGCTAGCCATGGCGACCCTGGACGTCCTGAAGGAGTTCGGCGGCGAGCCCGCCAACTTCCTGGACGTAGGGGGCGGGGCCACCCGCGAGAAGGTGGCCGAGGCGTTCAAGATCATCCTGCAGGACAGCGACGTGAAGGGGATCTTCGTCAACATCTTCGGCGGGATCATGCGCTGCGACGTGATCGCCCACGGCATCATAGAAGCGGCCAGCGAGGTGAACTGCACCCTCCCCATCGTGGTCCGCATGGACGGGAGCCAGGTCGAGGAAGGGAAGAGGCTTCTGACCGAGAGCGGCCTGAACGTACAGTGCGGCGACAACCTCGGGGACGCGGCCGCGCGCATCGTTAAGATGCTGGCGGGATAG